The nucleotide sequence TAGAATCCCCCATACCGAACTACTGTGAGAATGTATTCGAAAAGAATCGAGCACACACTGGTAAATGCATTCGTGGTGCCGGGCACAGGCTTTCACCGACTGATTGTGATCTCCTGTAATATTTTGCAAACGGTGCTGCAGCAGCTCCAGTTGACACCGTATGAGTACCATCAGGCCGCTGATTAGAGTATCGTTAGCGACGTGCATCACCGAGAGCAGTACCGAGCAACTGGCTTGATGAGAGTAAGTCATTGCGTACAAGATCAGCGGAGAGTAGTCGAACGGTACCCAGACACGTTGGATCGCTAACTGTCTCCGTTTCACATCTCTCATTAGCGAGGACATCCACATCACGAACAGGTACACCACGAGCACCAACATGAACACTATGGTATTCTTtctgcaaacgaacaaatttttGCCAAATTTACGATGAAGTCTGGATCAGTGTGTAATTTACACTtcaatataaaattgagaaaataACTTGTATCACATCAATTACTTTTTCGTTGTTCTTACCCTTTACGGATCGTAACGAAGTTAAAAAGATGCAATAGATGAGTGTAAAAATGAGTCTTTAAATTAGTGGAAATAATTACATCACTCATACATGGACGACGTGGCAGTCAAGGAGCTAATAAAAATGTCTGACTTACTGGATGGCTTTGTCGAATTTCAGCTTAATGTCCATTTCTGCTTTGTTCATGGGCACGAAGGGCTCCTTCTCTAGACTGTTCACGAGCAGCAGAATGTTCTCCCGTTTCCCCATGAAGGTGAACATTTTGTAAATCGAGATAAGCCCCGCCACCGTAACAGAGAAGTTGTCGCAGAATTGGTCCTGGTCCTCTACGTTGAATATTATATCCAGAACCTCCATTATTAGAATGTACTGCAGAAACAGCAATATCACTAGCGAGTACACTTTATACAACCATCTTTTAGCCCTGGACGTCCAGGTGAATGGACATAAACAGCCCATGAACGTCAGAAACGAGAACGTGTACTTTAACGCTGTCATGATCGACTTTGACAGTGTACGATTTGTTTATACTCATCCGACAGTGAGCAATAGTCTCAATAGTTTTGCTCTGTCACTTGGAGAAGTACAGACTTCAATTACGCGAGGACAAATGTATCGCTGCACTTCCTTGGGCGCTGAAACGTGATGAGTTCGCGCGACGAAGCTTGACGGGTTACTGACTACCGCGAAATATCGGATTTTCGCTCGAACTTTGTCTCATCCGACTTTTTCCGCAACGAATTCCCTTCCGATGGGAAGAGTCGGTAATTACGGTAATTATTAACGAGCACGCGACAGGGGTAATTGCCATTTCGAGAACGCGTTCGCAACCCCTCGGACTCGGAATGCATTTAAGCGAGTGCACGGGAGAACCTCGTTGAATAATGAAACCgccgatgaagaaggattactTATGGTAGCTTTCGATGGACGCAGATAATTAGTGGTGGAAAGAAGCCGCGAGTAACTATCGGTCTTTTTCTCCCAGGTTGCACCACCGCGGTGGGATGCAGTCGGAAAAAATGTGTCAGTGAAGACATTATATTCCCTACAATATTCAGAGTCTGCTTGGGGAGGATGAGCAAACTGTCTCGAATGAAAAATATCGAGGATTTCATGTTCTTGGCTCTACAGGCAAGTTATTTTTTGTGACTAGAACATCGAGTATTTTAGTACGAATCTATTGTTACTTGCGTAGAGATATTAATCGCACACTTTGCTAGAAAGCATTTTGGTATTAAAATAGTGTTCGGTATATCTGTTGGTGTTAACTACCCTCGTTGCAGTACATTATATGCAGAAAACGATTGCATCGAAAGTTGGAGGCGAGTAAATCGTTCCGCGCCCACGCACGAAACGCTAACCCTTTGTTCTTTGTGTTACTGATGGCTGCAGTCCCATCGATGCAAGTACTTCCTCTGCAACGGTGCAATTATTAGAGTAAATTCCTCAGAAAATTTGTTACGACGAACTTACTTGACCTTTGTCTGCAACATCGGCAAAATTCAATCTGATAATTGGATATTTGATAATTTTTGGACTCCTCCACAACAAACGTTCTCTTCTTTTTCAACACAATATAATTTTGATCACATATAATTTCCTGTCAGGGTTAAGAAAAATAGCAAGGACGAGACAAAATGTTCAGGattcaatatttaatttattgcaAACTATTTTAGAATTTTTACTCTGGTAAACCTATCAATACAAATTGATCCATTCTCGATCAGATTCTCTAAATGAAAACATCTTCCCGATCCGTTACCTGCCCTGAAGCAGATTGAATATCGAATACGAAATCTTCAACACCTGTACAAGAGAATAATGGTCGTAATTAGTAACAATAGTTGGACGGGAGAAAGAAGGAAGAAAGTGAACGACTGACTGCCATGAATGACTCCAGATTCACTGCAACAATGCTGGCGCTCGTGAACTCGATGGGGAACGTGGAGCGCTGCATGATCAATAGGAGCATCTTCATCGCGTTCTTATCCAACTCAGGCCAGTCGCTCGCGAAAATCATGTCAGAGACTTCGAGACTCTGAAACAGCAGCCGTGGTTAGATCGCGAAGGAGCCAGAACGATTGTGTTCCTGTCTTGGGAATGAACCTTCAGCTTGACTTCGTTCCCGTACCAACAGTAGTAAGTCAGCTGCACCAGTGTACAGATGAAGTACAAGCCGGCCTCGTACAGTTGCATTCCGAAACCAATTTTTGTAATTCGAAAAAGGATCAAGCACGCCATGAATGTACTCGCACTGAACTGAAAGCCCAGAATCCCTCGAAACTGTTTGTTCACTTTCGATGCGAATCTGTAAACACTTCGAAAATATTATCCCATTTCTCGATCGTGCAATTAATTCTGCGAAGCAGACGTTAGCGATAGAGTCAATAATTATAGTACACTCGTCCGAATTGTTTCTCATTCTGTATTGAAAATTTTCGCAAGATTGAATCAGATACTACAAAATTGATAGCACTATAGATCAATCAGTTATCCAACTTGCGTTAAATGCGGCTACCGTTTCATCTTGTTCCACACTTTTAACCTGATAATTAGTAAAGTTATCATTTGGCAAGTACTCTTCCTCAATAGAGGTATCGTTACGAAACATAATTCCGTGGACATATATTCTCCTAGAGTCCTTCATACCGAACTACTGTGAGAATGCATTGGAAAAGAATCGAGCACTCACTGGTAAATACATTCGTGGTGTCGAGCACAAGCTTTCACCGATTGACTGTGATCTCCCGTAATATTTTGCAAACGGTGCTCCAGCAGCTCCAGTTGACCGTTTATGAGTTCCATCAGGCCACTGATCAAAGTATCGTTAGCGAAATGCATCATCGTAAGTACCATTAAGCTGCTGGCTTCATGAAAGTAAGTCACCGCGTACAAGATCAGGGAAGAGTAGTCGTACGGCACCCACACACGTTCGTGCGCCAATTTTCTCAGCTTGAGATCTCTCATTAGCGACGACATCCACGTCACCAACAAATATGATTGGAACACCATCATGAACATTATCGCATTTTTCCTATGAACCAATAAATTCGTGTCAAATTGACGATGAAATCTGGATCAATGTACGATCAACTCTTTTGCTGCCGTGCCAAGACCCTAAGCTTCATATAATTGAAGCATAttattaaatcaaattaaaattgaaaagttaattTGTATGACTTGTTTGGCTTGTAATAGAACggtgtaaaaattaataatcaaTTCTACGGAAATAATTCCACTAATATAAtcactgtaaattctccctaattgacgctcagattacgaccaaaaatgtacaatttgggaagaagagatacgattattcgtttctatagttgttgataatcggtaactataaaaacaagctgaaataatcgtattttcgcatccaaaattgtccatttttctgtacaatctgtgcgtcagttagggagaatttactgtacctatttATGGATAACGTGGTAGTCAAAGGGCAATTAAAAATTTCTGACTTACTGAATGGTCTTTTCGATCCTCAGCTTAATTTCCATCTCTGCTGTGTTCATGGGCAGAAAGGGCTCCTTCTCTAGTCTGTTTATGAGCATAAGAATGGTCTCCCGTCTTCCCCTGAAGTTGAGCATCTTGTAAAGCGAGATGAGCGAGGCGACCGTAATATAGAAGTTCTCGCAGAATTGATCCTGGTTCTCCACGTTGATTATTATATCTAGAACTGCTATCACGATCATGTACTGTACGAACACCAATATCACAAGCGAGTACGCTTTGTACAACCATCTTTTGGCCCTGGACGTCCATGTTGATGGACACAGGCAGCCCAGGAGCGACAGAAACGTAAACGTGTACTTCAGCGCTGTCATGATGAATTTTGATAGGGTGCGATTTATCAGTACTCACTTGGAGAACAAGGGATTTCATTAACGCGAGAACAAATGTTTCATTACATAGTTCTTTGGGCGCGAAGACGAGATGACTTCACGTGACAGAGCTTGACGGGTTACTGACTACCGCGAGGTATCGGTTTTTTACTCGAACTCACTCACTCATCCGACTTTTTCCGCTGTGAAGTCCCTTCCGTCGGGAAGAGTACGTTATTACGGTAATTATTAACGAGCACGCGACAGGGGTAATTGCCATTTCGAGAACGCGTTCGCAACCCCTCGGACTCGGAATGCATTTAAGCGAGTTTACGGAAGGATCACATTAAATAATGAAGCCATCGATGGTAGTTTTCGATGGACACAGATAATTAATTAATGGTGGAAAGAAGCCGCGAGTAACTATCGGTCTTTTTCTCCCCGGTTGCACCACCGCGGTGGAATGCAGTCGGAAAAAATGTGTCAGTGAAGACATTATATTCTCTACAATATTCAGAGTCTGCTTGGGGAGGATGAGCAAACTGTCTCAAATGAAAAATATCGAGGATTTCGTGTTCTTGGCTCTACAGGCAAGTTATTTTTTGTCACTAGAACATCGAGTATTTTAGTACGAATCTATTGTTACTTGCGTAGAGATATTAATTGCACACTTTGCTAGAAAGCATTTTGGTATTAAAATAGTGTTCGGTATATCTGTTGGTGTTAACTACCCTCGTTGCAGTACATTATATGCAGAAAACGATTGCATCGAAGGTTGGAGGCGAGTAAATCGTTCCGCGCCCACGCACGAAACGCTAACCCTTTGTTCTTTGTGTTACTGATGGCTGCAGTCCCATCGATGCAAGTACTTCCTCTGCAACGGTGCAATTATTAGAGTAAATTCCTCAGAAAATTTGTTACGACGAACTTACTTGACCTTTGTCTGCAACAGTGTTATTGACGAGGACGCGACATAGGTAATTGCCATTTCGAGTACGCGTTCGCAACCCCTCGGATTCGTAACACATTTAAGGGGATATACGGGAGAATTACGTTGAATAATGAAGCCGTCGTTGATGAACGATTACTTATGGTAGCTTTAGATGGACACGAATAATTAGCGGTGGAAAGAAGCCGCGAGTAACTATCGGTTTCTTTCCCCCGGTTACAACACCACGGTGGAATACAGTCGGATAAAATGTGTCAATGAAGACATTACGTTCTCTACAATATTCAGAGTCTGCTTGGCGAGGATGAGCAAACTGCTTGGAATAAAAAATATTGAGGATTTCATGTTCTTGACTCTACAGGCAAGTTATTTTTTGTCACTAGAATGTCGGGTACTTTAATACGAATTTATTGTTGCTTgcgttaaatattaatttcatacTTTGGTAGAAAATACTTTGGTATTCAAATATTGTGAGTTATATCTGTTGGTGTTGACTACCCTCGTTGTAGCACGTTATACGCGGAGTAGGAGGTCTTGAGCACCTGTAATAACAAATTAGTGTAATTATTCGCTACCAATATTCGTAGTAAATTAAAATGTCTATCTGAAACATAAATAAAATTTGCGATATAAGCTCATAGCATTGTAGAATGGTGTAAGTgctaaacaattaaagaaacgaagaaactagaaaattatttatactgactGTCATAAATGAATCGAGATTCATTGACACGATGTGCGCACTCGTGAACTGCATGGGGAACGTGGCCCGCACCATTATCATCAAGAGAGTCTTTTTCGTGGTTTGGTCCAAACTCACCCAATTGCTAGCCAAAATAAAATCTGGTATCTCGAGGCTCTGGAATTAAGAAGTACATTAGATTTTGAAGGAAAGAGGCCagttcgattttctattttgAGGTTTTACCTTTAGCCTGACTTCGTTCCCATACCAGCAGTAGTAAAATATCTGCATCAGCATGCAGAAAGCATACACGAATGTCTCCACCATTCTCGATCCTACACCTCTCTTTAGGATACGGTATAGGATGAAGCAAATGATCATCATGCTTGACAGAAACTGAATGCACAGTATCACTCGAAAGCGCTTGTTCACCTTTCTGACCAGCCTATAATCGTTTAAACCTGTCACTATTTTCAATAAACTCGCAATTAATTCGTTGTAGCAAAAAAACCTAACCCGAGGGAGTAAACTAAAAAGATCCGTtgaaaaaatggataattcCAAGCATACTCAGCTAAGTTTTTGTCAAAAAGGATAGCAGTATCTCAAGGAAAATTAGAAAAAGACCCACTCGAATAAAAAGTTGTGGTGTTTTGCACACTGCTTGGCCGATTCCTTCTGATCTCTCGTGATGTTTCGCAGGCGATACCCGAGGATCTCCAGCTGGCTGTATATGCAGAACATCAGCCCGCTGAACAGAGTGTCATAAGCGACGTTCATAAACGATGCAATAAACACACTCACAGCCTGATGAGTGTAAGTGATTGCATACAGAGTTGGAGACGAGTAATCGTATGGCACCCAAGCACGAAACGCTAACGCTTTGTTCTTTGTGTCTCTGATCAACGAGGTGATCCATATTATCACCCCGCAGATTCCGAACATGCTCATGAATAGTATCGTAAGTTTTCTGTAATTGCGTGATAAAAGCGTGATAAACTTATTTTTTTCAAGAGCGAGGACATTAAAGtctagagcaacaaaagcatGTCTACTTTCTCTAAATTGAAGTAGCAAGATAGTTTTTCATTGCTGACTGTTTCTCCGAGATTATTCGGTTGATCTAGACATTGCAAAATCTTAGAGATACTCAGAGATGAACAATATTGCCATTACCTAAGTTAATCCTTATAATCTGACATTTTTATAGTCAAACAGTAAATGTAGGCACACCTTTTGCCTAAATGCATTCACTCTGACGAGTGATGAAAGATTTAAAAGTTGCGATACATAATcttaattattaaaaagaaaccaGAGAACAAGACATCACAATGTGACTGAAAACGAAATGAAATGAATTCCAGTTACGTTGATTAGCATTGCTTCATCTTCAACAGTTTCCTCGATACaacgaaacaactttcgttCTTAGATTTTGATATCAGAAGAATTAAAATTGTCTTTCGATTAAAATAAACATTGAACCGTAGAGAGTTAGCAAacaactcactcgtttgtggcATCGAATCTCGTCTCGATCATCTTCTCATGGTCGTTGACAGGAGAATAAGGCTTCGTCTGCATGGACCTCACCATGAGCATAATGTTCTCGTGGTTCGCTAAGAAGCTGCACAACTTGCAGAAGGAGATCACCTCT is from Megalopta genalis isolate 19385.01 chromosome 4, iyMegGena1_principal, whole genome shotgun sequence and encodes:
- the LOC117223390 gene encoding odorant receptor Or1-like isoform X3; this encodes MTALKYTFTFLSLLGCLCPSTWTSRAKRWLYKAYSLVILVFVQYMIVIAVLDIIINVENQDQFCENFYITVASLISLYKMLNFRGRRETILMLINRLEKEPFLPMNTAEMEIKLRIEKTIQKNAIMFMMVFQSYLLVTWMSSLMRDLKLRKLAHERVWVPYDYSSLILYAVTYFHEASSLMVLTMMHFANDTLISGLMELINGQLELLEHRLQNITGDHSQSVKACARHHECIYQFASKVNKQFRGILGFQFSASTFMACLILFRITKIGFGMQLYEAGLYFICTLVQLTYYCWYGNEVKLKSLEVSDMIFASDWPELDKNAMKMLLLIMQRSTFPIEFTSASIVAVNLESFMAVSRSLSSFFLPSNYCY
- the LOC117223390 gene encoding odorant receptor Or1-like isoform X2, encoding MTALKYTFTFLSLLGCLCPSTWTSRAKRWLYKAYSLVILVFVQYMIVIAVLDIIINVENQDQFCENFYITVASLISLYKMLNFRGRRETILMLINRLEKEPFLPMNTAEMEIKLRIEKTIQKNAIMFMMVFQSYLLVTWMSSLMRDLKLRKLAHERVWVPYDYSSLILYAVTYFHEASSLMVLTMMHFANDTLISGLMELINGQLELLEHRLQNITGDHSQSVKACARHHECIYHVYRFASKVNKQFRGILGFQFSASTFMACLILFRITKIGFGMQLYEAGLYFICTLVQLTYYCWYGNEVKLKSLEVSDMIFASDWPELDKNAMKMLLLIMQRSTFPIEFTSASIVAVNLESFMAVLKISYSIFNLLQGR
- the LOC117223390 gene encoding odorant receptor 43a-like isoform X4, with protein sequence MTALKYTFTFLSLLGCLCPSTWTSRAKRWLYKAYSLVILVFVQYMIVIAVLDIIINVENQDQFCENFYITVASLISLYKMLNFRGRRETILMLINRLEKEPFLPMNTAEMEIKLRIEKTIQKNAIMFMMVFQSYLLVTWMSSLMRDLKLRKLAHERVWVPYDYSSLIFGLMELINGQLELLEHRLQNITGDHSQSVKACARHHECIYHVYRFASKVNKQFRGILGFQFSASTFMACLILFRITKIGFGMQLYEAGLYFICTLVQLTYYCWYGNEVKLKSLEVSDMIFASDWPELDKNAMKMLLLIMQRSTFPIEFTSASIVAVNLESFMAVSRSLSSFFLPSNYCY
- the LOC117223390 gene encoding odorant receptor Or1-like isoform X1, translated to MTALKYTFTFLSLLGCLCPSTWTSRAKRWLYKAYSLVILVFVQYMIVIAVLDIIINVENQDQFCENFYITVASLISLYKMLNFRGRRETILMLINRLEKEPFLPMNTAEMEIKLRIEKTIQKNAIMFMMVFQSYLLVTWMSSLMRDLKLRKLAHERVWVPYDYSSLILYAVTYFHEASSLMVLTMMHFANDTLISGLMELINGQLELLEHRLQNITGDHSQSVKACARHHECIYHVYRFASKVNKQFRGILGFQFSASTFMACLILFRITKIGFGMQLYEAGLYFICTLVQLTYYCWYGNEVKLKSLEVSDMIFASDWPELDKNAMKMLLLIMQRSTFPIEFTSASIVAVNLESFMAVSRSLSSFFLPSNYCY
- the LOC117223391 gene encoding odorant receptor Or1-like, whose product is MTALKYTFSFLTFMGCLCPFTWTSRAKRWLYKVYSLVILLFLQYILIMEVLDIIFNVEDQDQFCDNFSVTVAGLISIYKMFTFMGKRENILLLVNSLEKEPFVPMNKAEMDIKLKFDKAIQKNTIVFMLVLVVYLFVMWMSSLMRDVKRRQLAIQRVWVPFDYSPLILYAMTYSHQASCSVLLSVMHVANDTLISGLMVLIRCQLELLQHRLQNITGDHNQSVKACARHHECIYQFALEVNRHFQGILGFQFMASTPMVCLTLFRITNMSMGPELYEAIMYIICTMMQLSYYCWYGNEVKLKSLEVPDMIFSSNWPELNSDAKRMLLFIMQRSTFPIEFTSAHIVAVNLESFMAVMKTSYSLFNLLQSR
- the LOC117223390 gene encoding odorant receptor 46a-like isoform X5, with protein sequence MTALKYTFTFLSLLGCLCPSTWTSRAKRWLYKAYSLVILVFVQYMIVIAVLDIIINVENQDQFCENFYITVASLISLYKMLNFRGRRETILMLINRLEKEPFLPMNTAEMEIKLRIEKTIQKNAIMFMMVFQSYLLVTWMSSLMRDLKLRKLAHERVWVPYDYSSLIFGLMELINGQLELLEHRLQNITGDHSQSVKACARHHECIYQFASKVNKQFRGILGFQFSASTFMACLILFRITKIGFGMQLYEAGLYFICTLVQLTYYCWYGNEVKLKSLEVSDMIFASDWPELDKNAMKMLLLIMQRSTFPIEFTSASIVAVNLESFMAVSRSLSSFFLPSNYCY